In Mycteria americana isolate JAX WOST 10 ecotype Jacksonville Zoo and Gardens chromosome Z unlocalized genomic scaffold, USCA_MyAme_1.0 Scaffold_30, whole genome shotgun sequence, a single genomic region encodes these proteins:
- the MAPK4 gene encoding mitogen-activated protein kinase 4, producing the protein MAEKCDCIASMYGYDLGCRFINFRPLGFGANGLVLSALDSKSCRKVAVKKITIGDARSMKHAFREIKIIRRLDHDNIVKVYEVLGPKGTNLRGDFFKFNMVYIVQEYMETDLARLLEQGKLAEEHAKLFMYQLLRGLKYIHSANVLHRDLKPANIFISTEDLVLKIGDFGLARIVDQHYSHKGYLSEGLVTKWYRSPRLLLSPNNYTKAIDMWAAGCILAEMLTGRMLFAGGHELEQMQLILETIPVIHEEDKEELLKVMPMFINSTWEVRKPLRKLLPEVDSEAIDFLEKILTFNPMDRLTAEMGLQHPYMSPYSCPEDEPVSQHPFRIEDEIDDILLMEANQSQMSNWDRYHVSLSSDLEWRHDKYHDMDEVQRDPRAGSESIAEEAQVDPRKYSQSSSERFLELSHSSMDRVFDADCGKSCDYKVGSPSYLDKLLWRDNKPHHYSEPKLILDLSHWKRATIAPAAELSLEEEPSNLFLEIAQWVKSTQVGLECPSPLPEIQERSLPSSPHHLHKEPTEVNSETDPEFDLDVFISRALKLCTKPEDLPDNKLSDINGACISEHPSEIVQTEVYQKERW; encoded by the exons ATGGCAGAGAAGTGCGACTGTATCGCCAGCATGTACGGGTACGACCTGGGCTGTCGCTTCATTAATTTTCGCCCCTTGGGCTTCGGGGCCAACGGGCTGGTGCTCTCAGCCCTCGACAGCAAGAGCTGCCGTAAAGTGGCGGTGAAGAAAATCACCATCGGCGATGCGCGGAGCATGAAGCACGCTTTCCGGGAGATCAAAATCATCCGCCGCCTGGACCACGATAACATTGTGAAGGTGTACGAGGTGTTGGGACCGAAGGGGACCAACCTGCGCGGGGATTTTTTCAAGTTTAACATGGTGTACATCGTCCAGGAGTACATGGAGACGGACCTGGcgcggctgctggagcaggggaagctcgCCGAGGAGCACGCCAAGCTCTTCATGTACCAGCTGCTGCGGGGGCTGAAGTACATCCACTCGGCCAATGTCCTCCACCGCGACCTCAAGCCAGCCAATATTTTCATCAGTACGGAGGACCTGGTGCTGAAGATCGGCGACTTTGGGCTGGCCAGAATCGTGGATCAGCATTACTCGCACAAG GGTTACCTTTCCGAAGGCTTAGTAACAAAATGGTATCgctccccccgcctcctcctctcGCCAAACAACTACACCAAAGCCATCGATATGTGGGCGGCTGGCTGCATCCTGGCCGAGATGCTGACGGGAAGGATGCTCTTTGCTG GGGGTCACGAGCTGGAACAGATGCAGCTTATTCTGGAGACGATCCCCGTTATCCACGAGGAGGACAAAGAGGAGCTGCTCAAAGTGATGCCCATGTTCATCAACAGCACCTGGGAAGTGAGGAAGCCGCTGCGCAAGCTGCTCCCTGAAGTGGACAGTGAAG CTATTGATTTTCTGGAGAAAATACTGACATTTAACCCTATGGATCGATTAACGGCTGAGATGGGTCTGCAGCATCCTTACATGAGTCCGTATTCCTGCCCCGAGGATGAACCAGTGTCTCAGCATCCATTCCGGATTGAGGATGAGATTGATGATATTTTACTGATGGAAGCCAACCAGAGCCAGATGTCTAACTGGGACAG GTATCACGTAAGCCTCTCCTCTGATTTGGAATGGAGACACGATAAATACCACGACATGGATGAGGTTCAGCGGGACCCCCGGGCAGGGTCTGAATCCATCGCTGAAGAAGCACAAGTTGATCCACGGAAATACTCACAAAGTAGCTCGGAGAGGTTCTTGGAGCTATCCCACTCATCCATGGACCGAGTATTTGATGCCGATTGTGGGAAATCTTGTGATTACAAAGTGGGGTCACCTTCCTACTTGGACAAATTGCTGTGGAGAGACAATAAGCCCCATCATTACTCAGAGCCCAAGCTAATTTTAGATTTATCCCACTGGAAAAGAGCAACCATAGCACCCGCAGCTGAGCTATCGCTGGAAGAAGAACCATCCAACCTCTTTCTGGAGATTGCTCAGTGGGTGAAGAGCACGCAGGTGGGTCTCGAGTGCCCCAGTCCTCTTCCGGAGATTCAGGAACGGAGCCTGCCATCCTCTCCTCACCATCTCCACAAAGAACCCACGGAGGTGAACAGTGAAACAGACCCTGAGTTTGACTTGGACGTCTTCATCTCCAGGGCACTCAAACTTTGCACAAAACCTGAGGATCTTCCAGACAACAAGCTCAGTGACATCAACGGGGCCTGCATATCTGAGCACCCCAGTGAGATTGTACAAACAGAGGTGTACCAGAAAGAGCGATGGTGA